The genomic segment GCTCTCCCCGTCCCCAGGGCGGTCCGGGCTCGCCCGGCGGTCAGCGTCCCGGCCAGCCCGGCGGGCGTCCGCAGCAGCGTTCGTCCCAGTCGAACCGTCCGGCACCCGGCCTGACCTCGAACGAGGCCGAGGCGCGCAATCGCGTCCTGCGTGAAGCGGCGGCCCGTGCCGCCGACGAGCAGGCCCGTTTCGCCGCCGAGGAGGCGCGCCGCATCGAGGACGATGCCCGCCGTCGCCAGGTTCGCGAAGACGCCGCCCGCCAGGAAGAAGAGCGCGCCCGCGCTGCCGAGGAGGCTGCCAAGGCCGCCGCCGCCCAGGCTCAGGCGCCCGCCGTCGAGGAAGCCAAGGCCCCGGCCGAAAAGCCGGCTCCCGCTCAGACTCAGCGTCCGGGTGGCCCGCAGAGCGTGCGTTTTGCCGCCGGTCGTCCGGGTCGTCCCGATCAGCCGCGTCGCGCCACGCCCAAGCCGGCCATGGCCCCGGTCGCCAACGTGCCGCCGGCTCCGCCCAGCGAAGCCGATGGGCGCAAGACCCGTTCGGCCCCGTCGGCCGCGCCGCGCGCCCTGGTCAATCCCGATGAGATCGAGAATGCCCGCCGCGCCAACCGCGCCGCGCCCGAGCGTCCCTCCCGCCGCAGCGGGGAAGATGCCAATGCCCGCGGCCGCCTGACGCTCACCACCGCCCTTTCGGACAACGACCGCGATCGCGGCCCGTCCCTGGCGGCCATGAAGCGTCGCCGCGACAAGAAGATGGGCCGCAACGTCCAGGCCGCGCCCAAGCTTTCCCGTGAAGTGACGATTCCCGAGGCGATCACCGTCCAGGAACTGGCCAACCGCATGGCGGAACGCTCGGTCGACGTGATCAAGCTGCTCATGCAGCAGGGCCAGATGGCCAAGATCAACGACATCCTGGATGCCGATACCGCCGAACTGATCGCCACCGAGCTGGGCCACACCGTCAAGCGCGTGTCGGAAGCCGACGTCGAAGAAGGTCTCTTCGATGACGTCCGCGACGACAAGGCCGAGGACATGACCCCGCGTCCGCCCGTCGTGACCATCATGGGCCACGTCGACCACGGCAAGACTTCGCTGCTCGACGCGATCCGCGAGGCCAATGTGGTTTCGGGCGAAGCCGGCGGCATCACCCAGCACATCGGCGCCTATCAGGTCGAAAAGAACGGCCAGAAGATCACGTTCCTGGATACCCCGGGCCACGAGGCGTTCACCGCCATGCGTGCCCGCGGCGCCCAGGCCACCGACATCGCCATCCTCGTGGTGGCGGCGGACGACGGCGTGATGCCGCAGACGATCGAATCCATCAAGCACGCCAAGGCGGCCGGTGTTCCGATCATCGTGGCCATCAACAAGATCGACAAGCACGAGGCCGATCCCAACCGCGTTCGTACCGAACTGCTTCAGCACGAAGTGTTCGTCGAATCGATGGGCGGTGAAGTGCTGGACGTGGAAGTGTCGGCCAAGACCCACCAGGGTCTGGACAAGCTCCTCGAAACCATCCTGCTGCAGGCCGAAGTGCTCGAGCTCAAGGCCAATGTCGATGGTCGCGCCGAAGGCCTGGTCATCGAAGCCAAGCTCGATCGCGGTCGCGGCGCCGTGGCCACCGTTCTCGTCCAGCGCGGTACGCTCCATGTGGGCGACATCGTGGTGGCCGGCACCGAATGGGCCCGCGTGCGTGCGCTCATCAACGACAAGGGCGAGCAGGTGAAGTCCGCCTTGCCCTCGAGCCCGGTGGAAGTGCTCGGTTTCTCGGGCGTGCCCAATGCCGGCGACCGCTTCTCGGTGGTCGAGACGGAAGCGCGTGCCCGCGAGGTCACCGAATACCGTCAGCGCGCCATCCGCGAGAAGACCGCCGGTGGCGGCGCCACCAGCCTCGAGCAGATGATGAATCAGCTCAAGATCGCCGGGATCTCCAAGTTCCCGCTGATCATCAAGGGCGACGTGCAGGGTTCCGTCGAAGCCATCGTCGCTTCGCTCAACAAGCTCTCGACCGACGAAGTGTCGGCGCAGATCCTGATGAGCGGGGTGGGCGGCATTACCGAATCCGACGTGACGCTGGCCTCCGCCTCGGGCGCCATCATCATCGGCTTCAACGTCCGTGCCAACAAGCAGGCCGCCGATCTGGCCCAGCGCGACGGCATCGAGATCCGCTACTACAACATCATCTACGACCTCGTGGATGACGTGAAGTCGGCCATGTCGGGCCTGCTCGCTCCGGAGCGCCGCGAAACCTTCATCGGCTACGCCGAGATCCTCGAAGTCTTCCAGATCACCAAGGTCGGCAAGGTCGCCGGCTGCCGTGTCACCGAAGGCATCGTCGAGCGTGGCGCCGGCGTGCGCCTGCTGCGCGACAACGTCGTTATCCACGAAGGCAAGCTCAAGACGCTCAAGCGCTTCAAGGACGAGGTCAAGGACGTCCAGGTCGGCCAGGAATGCGGCATGGCCTTCGAGAACTACGAGGACATCCGCCAGGGCGATGTCATCGAATGCTTCCGCGTCGAGACCGTGCAGCGCACGCTCTGACCTCGGGCAGATTGAACATGGAGAAGGGCGCGGAGCGATCCGCGCCCTTTTTCTTTGCCCGGGTCCTGGCGCCCGGCAAAGGCCCGGGTCCAGGGAGCGCTCAAAACAAAACCGGCGCCCAGAGGACGCCGGCTCGAACTCTCCACGATGCCGCGCTGACCTAGCTCATCACCACCACGCGCGTGCCCACCGGCACGCGGTTGTATAGGTCGATGATATCCTGGTTGATCAGCCGGATGCAGCCCGAGGAGACGTTGGTGCCGATGAACCACGGCTCGACCGTCCCGTGCAGGCGGAAATGCGTGTCCACCCCGTTGCGGTAGAGATAGAGCGCGCGCGCCCCGAGCGGATTGGTCGGCCCGCCTTCCATGCCGCCGGCCACCGGGCCGTAGCGGTCCGGCTGGGTGCGGATCATGTTGGCCGTTGGCGTCCAGCGCGGCCAGGCGGCCTTGCGCCCGATCACCGCGTTGCCGCGGAAATTGAGGCCTTCCTCGCGTCCCACGCCGACCCCGTAGCGGGTGGCGCTGCCGCCCGGATGGACGAGGTAGAGGAACTTGTCGGTGGTGTTGATCACGATCGTGCCCGGCGCATAGTCGCCGTCGAACGGCACTTCCTGGCGCCAGAACTGC from the Youhaiella tibetensis genome contains:
- the infB gene encoding translation initiation factor IF-2 is translated as MADSDDTNTGAGGKKTLTLKGGPSSGSRPGMSRPSRTVVVEKRTRRFGAPGAPGSSNPSQAGSPRPQGGPGSPGGQRPGQPGGRPQQRSSQSNRPAPGLTSNEAEARNRVLREAAARAADEQARFAAEEARRIEDDARRRQVREDAARQEEERARAAEEAAKAAAAQAQAPAVEEAKAPAEKPAPAQTQRPGGPQSVRFAAGRPGRPDQPRRATPKPAMAPVANVPPAPPSEADGRKTRSAPSAAPRALVNPDEIENARRANRAAPERPSRRSGEDANARGRLTLTTALSDNDRDRGPSLAAMKRRRDKKMGRNVQAAPKLSREVTIPEAITVQELANRMAERSVDVIKLLMQQGQMAKINDILDADTAELIATELGHTVKRVSEADVEEGLFDDVRDDKAEDMTPRPPVVTIMGHVDHGKTSLLDAIREANVVSGEAGGITQHIGAYQVEKNGQKITFLDTPGHEAFTAMRARGAQATDIAILVVAADDGVMPQTIESIKHAKAAGVPIIVAINKIDKHEADPNRVRTELLQHEVFVESMGGEVLDVEVSAKTHQGLDKLLETILLQAEVLELKANVDGRAEGLVIEAKLDRGRGAVATVLVQRGTLHVGDIVVAGTEWARVRALINDKGEQVKSALPSSPVEVLGFSGVPNAGDRFSVVETEARAREVTEYRQRAIREKTAGGGATSLEQMMNQLKIAGISKFPLIIKGDVQGSVEAIVASLNKLSTDEVSAQILMSGVGGITESDVTLASASGAIIIGFNVRANKQAADLAQRDGIEIRYYNIIYDLVDDVKSAMSGLLAPERRETFIGYAEILEVFQITKVGKVAGCRVTEGIVERGAGVRLLRDNVVIHEGKLKTLKRFKDEVKDVQVGQECGMAFENYEDIRQGDVIECFRVETVQRTL
- a CDS encoding L,D-transpeptidase; protein product: MPLRIDESQNVISRRLFLAGVSAMTLSACSTTRGPRPNVIQVDEPWATYYSAVYTEPFPIDGVDLRRIPQQFWRQEVPFDGDYAPGTIVINTTDKFLYLVHPGGSATRYGVGVGREEGLNFRGNAVIGRKAAWPRWTPTANMIRTQPDRYGPVAGGMEGGPTNPLGARALYLYRNGVDTHFRLHGTVEPWFIGTNVSSGCIRLINQDIIDLYNRVPVGTRVVVMS